The following are encoded in a window of Pontiella desulfatans genomic DNA:
- a CDS encoding sulfatase-like hydrolase/transferase encodes MSSFRSGKAAPIPSFRWMKGVLGWVVLVSGLRLVAEAGEIRAMTFNVRYPAPQDLNEKSWDLRKDLVIASIKKHRPDFLGTQEIVAEYLPFLEKELPEYAHIGRFRKGDGDRFDECSKIFYRKDCWEIVGNDHGSFQLSDTPEVVGSRDWTSMARVTSWARFRRMGTGETLYVFNTHWDHRTGRDESSRLCAERIAARKAPDDPVIFMGDFNRYQETNPMRHLLGEKVYGTEPPIAMADTDPGVQKIDHVLVWPKSAKVIKAGVVKDRYDAGAHKHVRPSDHDPTLAIIDFQARRPNVVLILADDLGYGDLSCYGQQNHQTPAIDRLAAEGVRATDFYVPVPYCAPSRAALLTGRHPFRNGLTRNPHPGIHDDRGLRPEEITLAEVFRQAGYATTCIGKWHLGHTAAFHPTQQGFDEYYGILYSNDMLPVQVWENHKVVENPAEQTLLTQRYTERATDFIERNSDKPFFLYLPHAMPHKPLAASAQFHTPETPDDLYADVIRELDGSVATIRQALESAGVLEQTILIFLSDNGPHYGGSTGGLKGKKATSWEGGIRVPFLLRYPGAFPAGQVVSTPLSSLDLFPTLLGLTGVPMPAGLKIDGENITEVLQGTTDTHGPIFSAHNEEIMTIRKGGWKLFVQEPRYLSKRDLNPDYVDRVWPNGITILGQREQPTSMQYPGVPPMPLGNPRPLFNLAADSSEMTDVSGAHPEIVEQLTAECQRFLASMPGYTNTNGEASPDKGQP; translated from the coding sequence GTGAGTAGTTTCCGGAGCGGGAAGGCTGCCCCGATCCCAAGCTTCCGTTGGATGAAGGGCGTTCTGGGTTGGGTTGTTTTGGTTTCGGGGCTCCGGTTGGTTGCGGAGGCCGGCGAGATCCGTGCGATGACGTTCAACGTCCGCTACCCGGCGCCGCAGGACCTCAACGAGAAATCGTGGGACCTCCGCAAGGATCTGGTGATTGCGTCCATCAAGAAGCACAGGCCCGACTTCCTCGGCACGCAGGAAATCGTGGCGGAATATCTACCCTTCCTCGAAAAGGAATTGCCGGAATATGCCCACATCGGGCGTTTCCGCAAGGGGGACGGCGACCGGTTCGACGAATGCTCGAAAATATTCTACCGCAAGGACTGCTGGGAGATCGTGGGGAACGACCACGGTTCGTTCCAGTTGTCCGACACGCCGGAGGTGGTCGGATCCCGGGATTGGACGAGCATGGCGCGGGTGACGAGCTGGGCGCGCTTCCGCCGGATGGGCACCGGCGAAACCCTTTATGTCTTCAACACCCACTGGGACCACCGCACCGGGCGGGACGAGTCTTCGCGCCTGTGCGCGGAACGCATCGCCGCACGCAAGGCCCCGGACGATCCCGTGATCTTCATGGGCGACTTCAACCGCTACCAGGAAACAAACCCCATGCGCCATCTACTGGGTGAAAAGGTGTATGGAACGGAGCCGCCCATCGCAATGGCCGACACCGATCCCGGAGTGCAAAAAATCGACCATGTTCTGGTATGGCCGAAGAGCGCAAAGGTGATCAAGGCCGGGGTTGTGAAGGACCGCTACGATGCGGGGGCGCACAAACACGTGCGCCCGTCCGACCACGATCCCACGTTGGCGATCATCGATTTCCAGGCCAGGCGCCCCAACGTGGTGCTGATCCTGGCCGACGACCTCGGCTACGGCGACCTGTCCTGCTACGGGCAGCAGAACCATCAAACGCCGGCCATCGACCGGTTGGCCGCCGAAGGGGTGCGGGCAACGGATTTCTACGTGCCGGTTCCGTATTGCGCCCCGTCGCGCGCGGCGCTGCTCACCGGGCGGCATCCCTTCCGCAACGGCCTGACCCGCAATCCGCATCCGGGCATTCACGACGATCGCGGCCTGCGGCCCGAAGAGATCACGCTGGCCGAGGTGTTCCGGCAGGCGGGCTATGCAACAACCTGCATCGGGAAATGGCACCTCGGCCACACCGCGGCATTCCACCCGACGCAGCAGGGCTTTGATGAATATTACGGCATCCTCTATTCCAACGACATGCTTCCGGTCCAGGTCTGGGAGAACCACAAGGTGGTGGAGAATCCGGCCGAGCAGACCTTGCTGACCCAACGCTACACCGAACGCGCAACGGACTTCATCGAACGGAATTCGGACAAACCGTTCTTCCTGTACCTGCCCCATGCCATGCCGCACAAGCCGCTGGCGGCTTCGGCTCAATTCCATACGCCCGAAACGCCGGACGACCTCTATGCCGACGTGATCCGGGAGCTGGATGGGTCGGTGGCAACCATCCGCCAAGCCCTCGAATCCGCTGGGGTGTTGGAGCAAACCATCTTGATCTTCCTGTCGGACAACGGGCCCCATTACGGCGGCAGCACCGGCGGGCTCAAGGGGAAGAAGGCCACCTCGTGGGAAGGCGGCATCCGGGTTCCGTTCCTCCTGCGCTATCCCGGGGCGTTCCCCGCCGGGCAGGTGGTTTCAACGCCGCTGAGTTCGCTCGATCTCTTCCCGACCTTGCTGGGGCTAACCGGGGTGCCCATGCCCGCCGGCTTGAAGATCGATGGCGAAAACATTACGGAGGTACTCCAGGGAACCACGGATACGCACGGCCCGATCTTCAGCGCGCACAACGAAGAAATCATGACCATTCGCAAGGGCGGCTGGAAGCTCTTCGTCCAGGAACCCCGCTATCTTTCGAAGCGGGATCTAAACCCGGACTATGTCGATCGCGTCTGGCCCAATGGCATCACGATTCTCGGGCAGAGGGAACAACCGACCTCGATGCAATACCCGGGGGTTCCGCCCATGCCGCTGGGCAATCCCCGTCCCTTGTTCAATCTGGCCGCGGATTCATCCGAAATGACGGACGTGTCGGGGGCCCATCCCGAAATCGTTGAGCAACTAACCGCGGAATGCCAGCGGTTCCTGGCATCCATGCCAGGGTATACAAACACGAACGGGGAAGCATCCCCGGATAAAGGACAACCATGA
- a CDS encoding restriction endonuclease subunit S, whose amino-acid sequence MSASKGWKTERLGDVAKTSSGGTPKRGVTDYYGGDIPWVKSGELGDGTVYDVQETITQSGLDNSSAKLFPKGTLCIALYGATIGKLGILGVDATTNQAVCGIFLPEDIDTQYVFYFLESIRKDLINQGKGGAQPNINQGIIRDIQLPMPGTLDEQRRIVAEIEKQFTRLDAGVEGLKRVQANLKRYRASVLKAACEGKLVPTEAELCGADLTTETQRLGENGRDASPQASDQSHRFGREDGLATKRHKKHKDGESENLCDLSDSARDKYEFETGSELLERILIERRKAHEEQQKNAPLNPPSPRLRRTKKKYKEPAAPDTKDLPDLPEGWVWATAEQLTTLLTSGSRGWGKYYADKGSLFIRAQDIKTDSLNLSGVAHVSLPEKAEGMRSSVENNDLLVTITGANVTKSAMVKGLDEVAYVSQHVALLKPVRNETSPFQFVWIVSPAHGRNRLEKWAYGAGKPGLSLEQVRSLPLGLPPLAEQKRIVEEVERRLSVIEEMEAAVEANLKRAARLRQSILKKAFEGKLVK is encoded by the coding sequence ATGAGCGCTTCCAAAGGTTGGAAAACTGAACGGCTTGGGGATGTTGCGAAAACATCGAGCGGTGGAACACCGAAACGTGGTGTAACCGATTATTACGGTGGTGACATCCCGTGGGTGAAATCTGGCGAGCTTGGTGATGGTACGGTTTACGATGTTCAGGAAACGATAACCCAGTCTGGATTAGATAATTCATCCGCAAAATTATTTCCCAAGGGAACTCTATGCATTGCGCTCTATGGAGCAACTATTGGAAAACTTGGAATACTGGGAGTCGATGCAACGACGAACCAAGCAGTGTGTGGCATCTTTCTTCCTGAAGACATTGATACGCAATACGTGTTCTATTTCTTGGAGTCGATTCGCAAAGATTTGATCAATCAGGGCAAAGGCGGTGCCCAGCCAAATATCAACCAAGGCATCATTCGCGATATTCAACTTCCAATGCCGGGAACTCTCGACGAACAACGCCGGATTGTGGCGGAGATTGAGAAGCAGTTTACACGGTTGGATGCCGGGGTGGAGGGTTTGAAGCGGGTGCAGGCCAACCTCAAGCGCTACCGCGCCTCCGTCCTCAAAGCCGCCTGTGAAGGAAAGCTCGTCCCGACCGAAGCCGAACTGTGCGGAGCAGATTTAACCACAGAGACACAGAGACTCGGAGAAAATGGTAGGGACGCCTCTCCGCAGGCGTCCGATCAGTCGCACCGTTTTGGACGAGAAGATGGTTTGGCCACAAAAAGGCACAAAAAACACAAAGACGGGGAATCTGAAAATCTCTGCGATCTCAGCGACTCTGCGAGGGATAAATATGAATTCGAAACAGGATCTGAGCTCCTCGAACGCATTCTGATCGAGCGGCGCAAAGCCCACGAAGAGCAGCAGAAAAACGCCCCCCTCAATCCTCCTTCGCCAAGGCTTCGGCGGACAAAGAAGAAATACAAGGAACCCGCCGCCCCCGATACAAAAGATTTGCCCGACCTGCCCGAAGGGTGGGTGTGGGCGACTGCTGAACAACTCACGACGCTTCTGACTAGTGGTTCGCGGGGGTGGGGCAAGTATTACGCAGATAAGGGTTCATTATTCATTCGCGCTCAGGACATAAAAACGGACTCGTTAAATTTATCAGGCGTCGCGCATGTTTCATTGCCAGAGAAGGCAGAAGGCATGCGAAGCTCGGTTGAAAACAACGACCTGCTTGTAACTATTACGGGGGCAAACGTAACGAAATCAGCAATGGTAAAAGGACTGGATGAGGTCGCTTACGTAAGCCAGCATGTTGCCCTTCTGAAGCCTGTTCGCAACGAAACGTCACCATTTCAGTTTGTATGGATTGTTTCACCTGCACATGGTCGGAATAGATTGGAGAAGTGGGCATATGGTGCGGGAAAACCGGGCTTGAGTCTCGAACAAGTGCGTAGCTTGCCATTGGGTTTACCTCCCCTCGCCGAACAAAAACGAATTGTGGAAGAAGTAGAGCGCCGCCTGAGCGTGATCGAGGAAATGGAAGCCGCCGTCGAAGCCAACCTAAAACGCGCCGCCCGCCTCCGCCAGTCCATCTTGAAAAAAGCCTTTGAAGGGAAATTGGTTAAATGA
- a CDS encoding AIPR family protein yields the protein MSILHVNQIATRIRESFEEHIPKDDFNPNDPELDVKIQTRCLAAYAVKSIAGCPEIDAGASVTDGGNDNGIDAVFYSSTYNRLVLVQSKWIKDGNSEPDSGEVVKFCNGVRDLVNSDFDRFNDRVRRRQSSIENALSSFECQVVLVLAHTGRSSLAVHATRQIDDLLSELNDASEIAIFENLPQDKIYTMLAEGAAGGANELEFGLSQWGKVETPHTAFYGMVTGTEIAAWWKQYGERLFANNLRSVLGNTDVNKQIASTVDIRPEDFWYFNNGITVTAKDVIKSPAGGGTRDLGTFKASGAFVVNGAQTVSSLGRYDGSAENLENVRVPLRVISLEAAKEDYGTLITRTNNTQNRIEARDFASQDPEQHRIRIELQIEGIDYNIARSDGFKRSDTAFDLEESTIALACAEGDPNLAVQVKKEIGKFWVDLEKSPYKRLFNPTTTSFYVYHAVLLLRLVERRIDEILKLLTRKSGKRYGVLVHGNRLIASVVFRRHQLPKRLGSAELQVEEHYDSISLSSHRY from the coding sequence ATGAGCATTCTGCATGTCAATCAGATCGCAACTCGTATCCGTGAATCGTTTGAAGAACACATTCCGAAAGATGATTTCAATCCGAATGATCCTGAGCTCGATGTGAAAATTCAAACCCGTTGTCTAGCTGCATATGCGGTCAAATCCATTGCAGGGTGTCCTGAGATAGACGCAGGGGCATCCGTTACCGATGGAGGTAACGATAATGGAATCGACGCGGTTTTCTATTCCTCCACCTACAATCGTTTGGTTTTGGTACAATCCAAGTGGATCAAGGATGGCAATTCCGAACCCGACAGTGGGGAAGTTGTAAAGTTCTGCAACGGCGTTCGCGACCTCGTCAACAGTGATTTTGATCGGTTTAATGATCGCGTGCGTCGCCGTCAGAGCAGTATAGAGAATGCGTTATCTAGCTTTGAATGTCAGGTTGTTTTAGTGCTGGCCCATACGGGCAGGTCATCGTTGGCCGTGCATGCAACTAGACAAATAGATGATCTGTTAAGCGAACTGAATGACGCGAGTGAAATCGCGATTTTCGAGAATCTGCCGCAGGACAAAATATACACCATGTTGGCAGAGGGGGCGGCAGGCGGTGCCAACGAGCTGGAGTTTGGGTTGTCTCAATGGGGAAAAGTAGAAACGCCCCATACAGCTTTTTATGGGATGGTGACTGGAACCGAAATTGCGGCGTGGTGGAAGCAATACGGTGAAAGGTTGTTTGCGAACAATCTACGAAGTGTTCTCGGTAACACAGACGTTAATAAGCAAATAGCTTCTACTGTGGATATTCGACCAGAAGATTTTTGGTACTTCAATAACGGCATTACTGTTACCGCGAAGGATGTAATAAAGAGTCCTGCAGGGGGCGGCACTCGAGATTTAGGAACGTTTAAAGCCTCTGGTGCGTTTGTTGTAAATGGCGCTCAAACAGTTAGTAGTTTGGGGCGCTATGACGGAAGCGCAGAGAATCTAGAAAATGTGCGGGTACCATTGCGGGTAATTTCACTCGAAGCAGCTAAAGAGGATTATGGAACGTTAATCACCCGGACGAACAATACCCAAAACCGAATCGAAGCACGCGATTTTGCCTCGCAGGATCCAGAGCAACATCGTATTCGCATCGAATTACAAATCGAAGGAATCGATTACAATATCGCTCGTTCTGATGGCTTTAAACGGTCGGATACCGCATTTGATTTGGAAGAATCAACTATCGCTCTCGCCTGTGCAGAAGGAGATCCAAATCTTGCAGTTCAGGTAAAAAAGGAAATTGGTAAGTTTTGGGTGGATTTAGAGAAGTCACCGTATAAACGACTCTTCAATCCAACAACAACCTCGTTTTATGTATATCATGCAGTTCTGCTCCTTAGGCTGGTTGAAAGGCGAATAGATGAAATCCTGAAATTGTTGACGCGAAAAAGCGGCAAAAGATACGGAGTGTTGGTTCATGGAAACCGTTTAATTGCATCGGTTGTGTTTAGACGCCACCAACTGCCCAAGCGACTAGGCAGCGCAGAACTCCAAGTGGAAGAGCATTACGATTCTATTTCATTGTCATCCCATAGATATTGA
- a CDS encoding alpha/beta hydrolase, whose translation MKIRNIAIISGLVVLLAGTVSAAPPKDAPNPLPGARAEIYKSIDGVKLPIHIFEPNGHKAGDARPAIVFFFGGGWNSGSPSQFEKQCTYLASRGMVAMSAEYRVKSRHGVKAVSCFSDAKSAIRWVRQNAQRLGVDPNRIAAGGGSAGGHLAGALGTISAFDDPTEDPSISALPNALVLFNPALVLAPVEGYDSGNPKKLAGMEARMGVPSHQLSPYHHIGSGIPPTIIFHGTADKTVPFSSAELFTRQAKKKGNPVELVPYEGQGHGFFNYKEKGNPAFLDTLKKTDAFLVSHGYLQGSNTAEAFFAQKE comes from the coding sequence ATGAAGATTAGGAATATTGCAATCATCTCCGGCCTGGTGGTGCTTTTGGCGGGAACCGTTTCCGCAGCCCCACCCAAGGATGCCCCCAACCCCCTGCCCGGCGCCCGGGCCGAAATCTACAAATCCATCGATGGCGTAAAACTGCCCATCCATATCTTCGAGCCCAACGGCCACAAGGCAGGCGATGCGCGTCCGGCCATCGTCTTTTTTTTCGGCGGCGGATGGAACAGCGGCTCCCCCTCGCAATTTGAAAAACAGTGCACCTATCTCGCTTCGCGCGGCATGGTGGCCATGAGCGCCGAATACCGTGTGAAAAGCCGCCACGGCGTAAAGGCGGTCTCCTGCTTCAGCGACGCCAAGTCCGCCATCCGCTGGGTGCGGCAAAACGCCCAACGCCTCGGCGTCGATCCCAACCGAATCGCGGCGGGCGGCGGCTCGGCCGGCGGCCATTTGGCCGGGGCGCTCGGCACCATCAGCGCCTTCGACGACCCCACCGAAGACCCCTCCATCAGCGCCCTGCCCAACGCGCTTGTTCTCTTCAACCCCGCCCTTGTCCTCGCGCCGGTGGAAGGCTATGACTCCGGGAACCCGAAAAAACTTGCCGGCATGGAGGCTCGCATGGGAGTCCCCTCCCACCAGCTTTCGCCCTACCACCACATTGGCTCCGGCATTCCACCCACCATCATATTCCACGGCACGGCCGACAAGACCGTCCCGTTTTCCTCCGCCGAACTGTTTACCCGGCAGGCAAAGAAAAAGGGGAACCCAGTGGAACTGGTCCCCTACGAAGGCCAGGGGCACGGCTTCTTTAATTATAAAGAGAAGGGCAATCCCGCCTTCCTCGACACCCTCAAAAAAACCGACGCCTTCCTCGTTTCGCACGGATACCTGCAAGGCTCCAACACCGCCGAAGCCTTCTTCGCGCAAAAGGAATGA
- a CDS encoding IS4 family transposase, translated as MKKQHKHKPAGHRYTTLKQLCNLIPGHMVSSLAQKHGVDIQSRTYTPWSHVVSLLYAHFSHALGLNDVCDALQMNAAALSTIRGAVPPSRNNLSHANKIRNADMAEELYWCMMKHLMDTVPGFAKGKVRRGYLRRFSKTIHALDSTTIQLVANCMDWAKHRRRKAAAKCHLRLDLQSFLPRCAIIDTAKHHDSTMTQSLCAELKPGEIAVFDKAYNKFKHLFELTVRGVWWVGRAKDNMQYKVVRTLETTGHKRILRDEVIEMVVEASKKAYPCELRRVVALVEINGKDVEIAFITNHLEWSAWTVAELYRCRWDIEVFFKEIKQTLQLSDFLGYSANAVRWQIWMGLLVHLLMRCLAFMHGWEHSFKRQFTVVRAVLWRRWNLPALLDSYGTAKPPGRIRGAPEQAYLPGFV; from the coding sequence ATGAAAAAACAACATAAACACAAGCCAGCCGGACATAGGTATACAACCTTGAAACAATTGTGCAATCTGATTCCCGGACACATGGTGTCGAGCCTTGCGCAGAAGCATGGCGTGGACATTCAAAGCCGGACGTACACGCCGTGGAGCCATGTGGTTTCTTTGCTGTACGCCCACTTCTCCCATGCACTCGGACTCAACGATGTGTGCGACGCGCTCCAGATGAACGCGGCGGCGCTCTCTACCATCCGCGGCGCGGTTCCTCCGTCGCGTAACAACCTGAGCCACGCGAACAAGATCCGCAACGCGGACATGGCCGAAGAGCTCTACTGGTGCATGATGAAGCATCTGATGGATACAGTCCCGGGCTTCGCGAAGGGCAAGGTTCGGCGCGGATACCTCCGGCGCTTCAGCAAGACGATCCATGCGCTGGACTCGACCACGATCCAGCTCGTCGCCAACTGCATGGACTGGGCGAAGCATCGCCGCCGCAAGGCTGCGGCCAAGTGCCACCTGCGCCTCGACCTGCAAAGCTTCCTGCCCCGGTGCGCCATCATCGACACGGCGAAGCACCATGACAGCACGATGACCCAAAGCCTGTGCGCCGAGCTCAAACCCGGTGAAATCGCCGTGTTCGACAAGGCCTACAACAAGTTCAAGCATCTTTTCGAGCTGACGGTGCGCGGTGTCTGGTGGGTTGGCCGGGCGAAGGACAACATGCAGTACAAGGTGGTGCGCACCCTCGAAACCACCGGGCACAAGCGCATCCTGCGCGACGAGGTCATCGAGATGGTGGTCGAAGCATCGAAGAAAGCCTATCCGTGCGAGTTGCGCCGGGTCGTGGCGCTGGTCGAGATTAACGGCAAGGATGTCGAAATCGCCTTCATCACCAATCACCTGGAGTGGAGCGCGTGGACGGTCGCCGAACTCTACCGTTGCCGCTGGGACATCGAGGTGTTCTTCAAGGAGATCAAGCAGACGCTCCAACTCTCCGACTTCCTGGGCTACAGCGCCAACGCCGTGCGCTGGCAGATCTGGATGGGGCTGCTGGTCCACCTGCTGATGCGCTGCCTCGCGTTCATGCACGGATGGGAGCACAGCTTCAAGCGGCAGTTCACTGTTGTGCGCGCGGTGCTTTGGCGCCGGTGGAACCTGCCCGCCTTGCTGGATTCCTATGGGACAGCCAAACCGCCCGGCCGCATACGGGGTGCGCCGGAACAGGCGTATCTGCCGGGGTTTGTCTAA
- a CDS encoding AAA family ATPase, giving the protein MSSKTIMTPVLKFWGFKQHPFDDRVLRGSELELFVDRKTEIRRLQNALSNPLSGVFGAQGAGKSSVLYKLEEWAISESYPVVVTQMSGASENLLYREILAAILQEIKAGKVKVLAKLKLKVDQEIERVQNSIKYTSAVEAAGEAGWKAMLNLTLKAGIKEQEERELAQHTEESALALIKKIAMHKKAPFVVIVDNLERARFLLDDEDAYFRFVTKFSQTIDGMFSDLGVPFVVSLDQIFADRINDNLPGTEEAASFSFGKLVELSVFPPPELYKLIARRLECRKWEGAVEDFVERNAFWALVGATGGHSRRAFAVLREAMELVAERSSDKTIGLEQMRTAIAQCGEKLDEKDLLILQFIEANGARSSSDEDFSKAVGLSRVQRGRRLNELVEKGLLRVEEQSSGKTKKYTYFLVKIDEDG; this is encoded by the coding sequence ATGAGCAGTAAAACCATTATGACACCCGTGTTGAAGTTTTGGGGATTTAAGCAGCATCCGTTTGACGACCGGGTTTTGCGCGGTTCAGAACTGGAGCTGTTTGTTGACCGTAAAACCGAGATAAGGCGCCTTCAGAATGCATTGAGCAACCCGTTGTCGGGTGTTTTTGGTGCGCAGGGGGCCGGCAAAAGCTCGGTGTTATATAAGCTGGAAGAATGGGCGATCAGCGAAAGCTATCCCGTCGTGGTGACCCAGATGAGTGGTGCCAGCGAAAATCTGCTTTATCGGGAAATTCTGGCGGCGATCCTTCAGGAAATTAAGGCCGGCAAGGTGAAGGTTCTGGCCAAGCTGAAGCTGAAAGTTGACCAAGAAATTGAGCGGGTGCAAAACAGCATCAAATATACTTCGGCAGTTGAAGCGGCTGGTGAGGCCGGATGGAAGGCGATGCTGAACCTTACCCTGAAAGCGGGAATCAAAGAACAGGAAGAACGCGAGCTGGCACAGCACACTGAGGAGAGCGCCCTGGCATTGATCAAGAAAATCGCCATGCATAAAAAGGCACCTTTCGTGGTGATTGTTGATAATCTTGAACGAGCCAGGTTCCTGCTTGATGACGAGGATGCCTATTTCCGATTTGTTACCAAATTTTCGCAGACCATTGATGGCATGTTCTCTGATTTGGGCGTGCCGTTTGTCGTCTCGCTAGACCAAATTTTTGCCGACCGGATCAATGACAACCTGCCGGGTACTGAGGAGGCCGCATCGTTCTCCTTTGGCAAGTTGGTCGAGTTGTCTGTTTTTCCTCCACCTGAGCTGTACAAGTTGATCGCCCGGCGCTTGGAATGCCGAAAATGGGAGGGAGCGGTGGAAGATTTTGTTGAGCGGAATGCATTCTGGGCGTTGGTCGGTGCCACCGGCGGGCATTCAAGGCGGGCGTTTGCTGTGCTGCGCGAAGCTATGGAACTGGTTGCGGAAAGAAGTTCTGACAAGACCATTGGGCTGGAGCAGATGCGTACGGCCATCGCGCAGTGCGGGGAAAAGCTGGATGAGAAGGATTTGCTCATTTTGCAGTTCATTGAAGCGAACGGTGCGCGGTCATCCTCCGACGAGGATTTTTCAAAGGCGGTTGGCCTATCCCGTGTGCAACGGGGAAGGCGACTTAATGAATTGGTAGAGAAAGGATTGCTCCGGGTTGAAGAACAGAGCAGTGGGAAAACGAAGAAATATACCTATTTTCTGGTGAAGATTGATGAGGATGGTTGA